In the Populus trichocarpa isolate Nisqually-1 chromosome 1, P.trichocarpa_v4.1, whole genome shotgun sequence genome, ATATTGACTTCATTCCTACCATCCGATCACGCATCTCTTCATCACCCATTAGTCTCTCCAATCCCTTGACTATATCATCCCTTTTGACCATTTCTGACAAATCATCAGCCACTCTATACCCCACCTTCAGATAATTAACTACAAGCTTGGCATTGTAGTATTGGTCGCCTCTAATGGGCCATGCCAGAACAGGGACCCCACGTCCGACCGCTTCCATCGTGGAATTCCATCCACAGTGTGATAAAAACCCACCCGTTGATTCATGACTCAGTATCATCAATTGTGGTGCCCACCCATATATTATCAAACCTCTATTTCCAACTCTTTTCTGCAAACCCGGATCAGGACGATGGTCCTTGTCGTGTTGAACAACCCAAGTAAACGGTCGGCTCCAATCTTCTAAAGCATCTGCCAGTTGCTTATATTCATCTACGCTGGGACGCACTTCGCTACCAAAAGCAACGTATAGAACTGACCCACGTGGCTTTGTATCCAGCCACTTGATCACTTCTTGCTCCCTCGAATTTTATCCCCCCTCTTGCTCTCCAATCACAGGATCGCCGATCAAACTATATGACGATTGCCAATACTTCTCGGGTAACAGTTGGCCCACGCCCCATGTCGGCATCCCCGTTTGACCCTCCATGTATTTAATAAACGGACCATCAAGATCATCGCACGTGTTAAACATCAAACCCACCGACCCATTCAATTTCTGAGACCCATGGAGGTTTGTCACCCGGTCCTGGTGGGCTGCCTCCACCAGGTATCCGGCCCATCCCGCCTGGGGGCccaagttcttttcttttgagatCCCAATAAGTGATGGCCATTTCTTCCGGTAGCCCGGGAACTAGACGGGTCTCACCAggcttgacatcattagcctggACCTTCCACGCACCCCACTCCATGGCAGCAGCACTCGCGCCAAAAGTAAACAACCCAATTACCGGAACACTGAATTTCCGGAAAACTTGTCCCGTCCAGCCCAACTGGAAATCAATGATGGCACAGATTGGCAGGGGCAAATCAGGAACCCCGCACCTGTTGGAGA is a window encoding:
- the LOC18094087 gene encoding LOW QUALITY PROTEIN: UDP-glycosyltransferase 73E1 (The sequence of the model RefSeq protein was modified relative to this genomic sequence to represent the inferred CDS: deleted 1 base in 1 codon; substituted 1 base at 1 genomic stop codon) — protein: MGMGRDIYVVTGPGQGHLRPCMHLCNLLNKRNYHTTLVLSSTLSSVIPPTFAQNPLTTIAQIAPSSRPLPGCDLLSQQAAEDLRAHLSNRCGVPDLPLPICAIIDFQLGWTGQVFRKFSVPVIGLFTFGASAAAMEWGAWKVQANDVKPGETRLVPGLPEEMAITYWDLKRKELGPPGGMGRIPGGGSPPGPGDKPPWVSEIEGSVGLMFNTCDDLDGPFIKYMEGQTGMPTWGVGQLLPEKYWQSSYSLIGDPVIGEQEGGXNSREQEVIKWLDTKPRGSVLYVAFGSEVRPSVDEYKQLADALEDWSRPFTWVVQHDKDHRPDPGLQKRVGNRGLIIYGWAPQLMILSHESTGGFLSHCGWNSTMEAVGRGVPVLAWPIRGDQYYNAKLVVNYLKVGYRVADDLSEMVKRDDIVKGLERLMGDEEMRDRMVGMKSIFDNATPEAAFDSFSAFVNQKLKPA